A genome region from Brassica oleracea var. oleracea cultivar TO1000 chromosome C2, BOL, whole genome shotgun sequence includes the following:
- the LOC106326980 gene encoding disease resistance protein RPS6-like: MASSSSLSSRNWSYDVFKSFSGEDVRKNFHNHFLEDLERKWIIAFKDNEKERSELIATELVQAIRDSRVVVVVLSNTFTSSSWCLNELLEIMQCKRDLGQLVIPVFYGLDTSHLKKQSGDFGEAFKKTCHNQTEEVKNQWKQALTDVANILGYHWDNDVKMVEEMAIDVLGKLNLSPSQDWDDFVGIKDHIQEMNSLLNLDSEEVRRVGIWGPFGIGKTTIARSLFSLISSQFQSSNFIDKGFVSKSMEIYSRSNPDDYKVNSRLQKSFLSEILGNKHQKVLIVIDDLDDQLVLDALAVQTQWFGNGSIIIVVTHDKSLLWSHGIDHIYEVCLPSEELALKIFCQSTFGQDYPPECFRELAFEVVSCAYHLPFGLQYFGWYLRGRGKEKWIDMMSKLHMCLDEIIKRTRRFHYDVLLNEKHKLIFRYIACLLNFEKVRDIGGLIADSDLGVKTGLKILVDKSLLRAREDTIEMQCLLQEMGKDIVRAQSNEAREREFLVDTKDICHVLEDNNATTKLLGISLDMYEIDELHIHESAFKGLCNLSFLIFYTNHKKEVRWHVPKEFAYFPYRLRLLRWDNCPLRCMPSKFCPSNLVKLQMLGSKLQKLWEGVQVSFM, encoded by the exons ATGGCTTCTTCCTCTTCTTTGTCTTCTCGCAACTGGTCATACGATGTTTTCAAGAGCTTTAGTGGGGAGGATGTTCGAAAAAACTTCCATAACCACTTTCTTGAAGACCTGGAACGAAAATGGATCATTGCTTTTAAAGACAACGAGAAGGAGAGAAGCGAGTTGATCGCCACCGAGCTTGTCCAGGCCATAAGAGATTCCAGGGTTGTAGTGGTGGTCCTCTCCAATACCTTTACTTCTTCAAGCTGGTGCCTCAATGAGTTGCTGGAA ATTATGCAATGCAAGAGAGATTTGGGCCAACTGGTTATACCAGTGTTCTATGGCTTGGATACTTCTCATCTTAAGAAACAGTCGGGCGACTTTGGAGAGGCATTTAAAAAGACTTGCCATAACCAAACAGAGGAAGTGAAAAATCAGTGGAAGCAAGCGTTGACAGATGTTGCTAATATACTTGGATATCATTG GGACAATGATGTTAAAATGGTAGAAGAAATGGCCATAGATGTTCTGGGCAAACTAAATTTAAGTCCATCACAGGATTGGGACGACTTTGTTGGCATCAAAGATCATATCCAAGAGATGAATTCATTGTTGAATTTAGACTCAGAGGAAGTAAGGAGGGTTGGGATCTGGGGCCCCTTTGGAATTGGCAAGACTACAATTGCAAGATCTCTATTTAGCCTCATCTCTTCTCAGTTCCAAAGTAGCAATTTCATAGACAAGGGGTTTGTATCTAAGAGCATGGAAATTTATAGTAGATCCAACCCCGATGACTATAAGGTAAATTCACGTTTGCAAAAATCATTTTTGTCTGAAATTTTAGGCAACAAGCACCAGAAAGTGCTTATCGTTATTGATGATCTAGATGATCAATTGGTGTTAGATGCCTTGGCGGTTCAAACTCAATGGTTTGGAAATGGGAGTATAATCATTGTGGTTACACACGATAAAAGTCTTTTATGGTCCCATGGGATTGATCATATCTACGAGGTGTGTCTCCCATCTGAAGAGCTTGCTCTTAAGATATTCTGTCAATCTACATTTGGGCAAGACTATCCACCTGAATGTTTTAGAGAGCTTGCTTTTGAAGTGGTATCGTGTGCTTACCATCTTCCTTTTGGTCTTCAATATTTTGGTTGGTATTTACGGGGTAGGGGCAAAGAGAAATGGATAGATATGATGTCGAAGCTTCATATGTGTCTAGATGAAATAATTAAGAGAACACGTAGGTTCCACTATGATGTGTTACTTAACGAAAAACATAAATTAATTTTTCGTTACATTGCATGTCTTCTTAACTTCGAAAAAGTTCGTGACATCGGGGGGCTTATAGCAGATAGTGATTTAGGAGTTAAAACCGGGCTTAAAATTTTGGTTGATAAATCTCTTTTACGTGCAAGAGAAGATACTATTGAGATGCAGTGTTTGCTACAAGAAATGGGAAAGGATATTGTCCGTGCACAGTCCAATGAGGCTAGAGAACGAGAATTCCTTGTGGACACAAAAGATATATGTCATGTACTTGAAGACAACAAT GCTACTACAAAGCTTTTAG GTATATCATTGGATATGTATGAGATTGATGAACTGCATATACATGAGAGCGCCTTCAAAGGACTGTGTAATTTGAGTTTTCTAATTTTTTACACTAACCACAAGAAAGAAGTAAGGTGGCACGTACCTAAAGAATTTGCTTATTTCCCCTATCGGCTAAGACTACTGAGGTGGGATAATTGTCCTTTGAGATGTATGCCTTCTAAATTTTGTCCTTCAAACCTTGTTAAGCTCCAAATGTTGGGGAGCAAACTTCAGAAGCTTTGGGAAGGAGTTCAAGTAAGTTTTATGTAA
- the LOC106324214 gene encoding uncharacterized protein LOC106324214 produces the protein MVLKDSTEEMFPKWPGEPDDPQLVSLIPDIHAGRSVKGFWEVQGNTQGNAQGKGNEKKKKMKGGVSSEAEPPTKKQKKVKTQNESEAAAAGKGSIEKEGSKYLELENKATLATIVSTLDNISTKFEQFDSRLEAYELDRNRPLMDQKTIDDKVKALLEERLKVLGVGKIPENNDNPSPPSADKALSLASPRVKTQQNSVNSPALAATFGKVFGPKKNLAKELDKESGVKRTLAEEFGSVAKATDLDSQHIDFVLVSPSKATKEDKDAKVPAYGCGCRGKRIVKGEEADEKKKAAQADAAFKRKEKAEAKKKAAEAKKKDAEAKKKEAEVSSPLVFPYVGDDGTTCMRKNVTPSSVIYDPIAPIDPVLLEKLMHHIKGIPPKPPAPADKPAVLSTDHEGDFYSILIHERLWPEKEYGWVFDNFKIKPSMFSFKGNGYEDMLKGKLPDQCPTNLKWYEDVDHLYGCLRTRGNHWVAYHVDLKKEKIDCYDPIFGEFVECLALGVTFDGINDKNIQGLRMKMAAEILDEGGNSVMSNLLAN, from the exons ATGGTTTTGAAGGACTCAACTGAAGAGATGTTTCCTAAATGGCCGGGTGAACCTGACGACCCACAACTCGTTAGCTTGATACCAGACATACATGCAGGTAGATCTGTGAAAGGTTTTTGGGAAGTGCAGGGGAATACGCAGGGTAATGCGCAGGGGAAGGGGAATGAGAAGAAGAAGAAAATGAAGGGTGGAGTTTCGTCAGAAGCTGAGCCACCCACTAAGAAGCAGAAGAAAGTTAAGACACAAAATGAGTCTGAAGCTGCTGCAGCGGGAAAGGGTTCTATCGAGAAGGAAGGTAGCAAATATTTGGAGTTGGAGAACAAAGCGACTCTGGCGACCATTGTGAGTACTCTGGATAATATTTCCACGAAATTTGAGCAGTTTGACTCACGGTTGGAAGCTTACGAGTTAGACCGGAACAGACCATTGATGGACCAAAAGACCATTGATGACAAGGTGAAAGCTTTACTGGAGGAGCGTCTGAAAGTTCTGGGAGTTGGGAAAATTCCCGAAAACAATGATAACCCTTCTCCACCATCAGCAGATAAAGCTTTATCGTTGGCATCACCGCGGGTTAAAACACAGCAAAACTCTGTTAATAGTCCAGCGTTAGCTGCGACTTTTGGTAAGGTTTTTGGACCGAAAAAGAATTTGGCGAAGGAGCTTGATAAGGAATCAGGGGTGAAAAGGACTTTGGCTGAGGAGTTTGGTAGTGTCGCAAAAGCTACTGATCTTGATAGTCAACATATTGATTTCGTATTAGTTTCTCCTTCAAAGGCTACTAAGGAAGATAAGGATGCTAAGGTTCCAGCCTATGGATGCGGCTGTAGGGGTAAGCGTATTGTTAAGGGTGAGGAAGCCGATGAGAAAAAAAAAGCAGCGCAGGCGGATGCTGCATTTAAGAGGAAGGAGAAGGCTGAGGCTAAGAAAAAAGCGGCTGAGGCTAAGAAAAAAGATGCTGAGGCTAAAAAAAAAGAGGCTGAGG TTTCTTCACCACTAGTTTTTCCATACGTTGGAGACGATGGAACAACGTGCATGAGGAAGAATGTTACTCCTTCATCAGTAATATATGACCCTATAGCACCTATTGATCCGGTGCTATTAGAAAAACTGATGCATCACATTAAGGGAATTCCACCCAAACCACCAGCACCAGCAGATAAACCAGCAGTCCTCTCCACTGATCATGAGGGTGATTTCTACAGCATACTCATCCATGAAAGACTGTGGCCGGAAAAGGAATATGGATGGGTGTTTGATAAT TTCAAGATAAAACCTAGTATGTTCAGTTTCAAAGGCAATGGTTATGAAGATATGTTAAAGGGTAAGCTTCCTGATCAATGTCCAACAAACTTGAAGTGGTATGAAGATGTGGATCACTTGTACGGATGTCTTCGAACCCGCGGAAATCACTGGGTTGCGTATCATGTGGATCTGAAGAAGGAGAAGATTGATTGCTACGATCCAATCTTTGGAGAG TTTGTGGAGTGTCTAGCGCTTGGTGTAACGTTTGATGGGATAAACGATAAAAATATTCAAGGTTTACGGATGAAGATGGCAGCAGAGATCCTCGATGAAGGAGGAAATTCTGTGATGAGCAATTTGCTGGCTAATTGA